Sequence from the Desulfovibrio sp. UIB00 genome:
TCCGACATGATCAAGGGCAAGCAGGGCCGGTTCCGTCAGAACCTGCTCGGCAAGCGCGTTGACTACTCCGGCCGTTCGGTCATTACCGTTGGCCCTTACCTCAAGCTGCACCAGTGCGGTTTGCCCAAAAAGATGGCGCTTGAGCTGTTCAAGCCCTTCATCTATGCCGAGCTTGAAAAAAGAGGCCACGCCTCCACAATCAAGAGCGCCAAAAAGATGGTGGAGCGCGAAGAGCTGGTAGTGTGGGATATCCTTTCGGAAGTGGTGCGCGAATACCCCATTCTGCTCAACCGCGCCCCTACCCTGCACCGTCTGGGCATCCAGGCCTTTGAACCCCTGCTGGTTGAAGGCAAGGCCATCCGTCTGCATCCGCTCGTCTGCTCGGCCTACAACGCCGACTTTGACGGTGACCAGATGGCCGTGCACATTCCCCTTTCGGTGGAAGCGCAGATCGAATGCCGCGTGCTCATGATGAGCACCAACAACATTCTTTCGCCCGCCAACGGCGGCCCTGTCATCGTTCCTTCTCAGGATATCGTGCTTGGTCTGTACTACATGACCGCCGAGCGCAGCTTTGAGCAGGGCGAAGGCATGAGCTTCTGCGCCCCCTGGGAAGTGGAAGCCGCCTATGACGCCGGACAGGTCTCACTGCATGCCCGCGTCAAGGTGCGCATGCCCGATGGGCACGTGTACGACACGACCCCCGGCCGTGTGCTCGTGAGCGACATCCTGCCCGAAAAGCTGGGCTTCGAAAACGTCAACTGTGTGCTCACCAAGAAGAACATTGCGCGTCTCGTGGGCGCGGCCTACCGCCACTGCGGCATCAAGGCCACGGTCATTCTGTGCGACCGCCTCAAGGACATGGGTTACGAATTCGCCACAAGGGCGGGCGTAACCATCGGCGTGAAAGACCTCACCATTCCTGAAAGCAAGAAGCACATTCTGGCTGCCTCGCAGGCGGAAGTGGACGACATTGAACATCAGTACCGCGACGGTATCATCACCCGTACTGAAAAGTACAACAAGGTGGTTGACGTGTGGACCAAGGCCACACAGGACGTTTCGGCAGAGATGATCAAGGATATCTCCTACGACATCCTTACCGACCCCAAGACCGGCAAGCAGGAAAAGAACCAGAGCTTCAACCCGATCTTCATGATGTCCAATTCGGGCGCTCGTGGTAACCAGGATCAGATGCGTCAGCTCGCCGGCATGCGCGGTCTTATGGCCAAGCCTTCAGGTGAAATCATTGAAACGCCTATCACATCTTCGTTCCGCGAAGGTCTGTCGGTGTTGCAGTACTTCACCTCCACCCACGGTGCTCGTAAGGGTCTTGCCGATACCGCCCTCAAGACGGCCAACTCCGGTTACCTTACCCGCCGTCTGGTTGACGTTGTGCAGGACGTTATTGTCTGCGAACACGACTGCGGCACTGTGGACGGCATCGAACTGACCCACCTCAAGGACGGCGGCGACATCAAAACCCCGCTGGCCGAGCGCGTCATTGGCCGTGTGCTGCTCTACCCCGTGTTTGATCCCGACGATCCGAACACCGTGCTCATGCCCGAAAACACGCTTATCGAGGAAAAGGAAGCCCAGCTTATCAGCGACAAGGGCATTTCCTCCATCACCGTGCGCTCGCCCCTTACCTGCCAGGCCGAACGCGGCATCTGCGCCCTCTGCTACGGGCGCGACCTTGCTCGCGGGCACCTGGTCAACACGGGCGAAACCGTGGGTATCATCGCGGCCCAGTCCATTGGTGAACCCGGTACGCAGCTTACCATGCGTACCTTCCACATTGGTGGTACGGCTTCGAGCACCATTGAAAAGAACAAGTTTGAAGCCCAGAACGCGGGTCGCGTTATCCTGAACCGCGTACGCGCCGTCACCAACCGCGACGGCGTGGAACTGGTCCTCGGCAAGAGCGGCCAGCTCACCATTGTGGACGCTCAGGGCCGCGAACGCGAAAAATACATTCTGCCCAACGGCGCACGCCTGCTTGTCCATGACGGGCAGGAAGTGACCAAGGGCGTTGTGCTGGCCGAATGGGATCCGTTCAACGAACCCTTTGTCTGCGAAGAAGAAGGCGTTATCCGTTTTACGGACATCATCGATGGCAAGACCGTACAGGAAAAGGTGGACGATATCACCCGTCAGGCATCCCTGACCATTATGGAATACCGCACCACCAACTTCCGCCCGTCCATCTCCATCTGCGATGAACACGGCAGCGTCAAAAAACGCAGCCACGGCGGCACGGCGGCAGTCTACACCCTGCCCGTCGGCTCCATCATCATGATCAAGGACGGCGCAGACATCCAGGCCGGCGACATCATCGCCCGTAAGCCCCGCGAAACATCCAAGACCAAGGATATCGTGGGTGGTCTTCCGCGCGTTGCCGAGCTCTTTGAAGTTCGCAAGCCCAAGGACATGGCCGTGGTTTCCGAAATCGCGGGCACTGTCACCTACGCTGGCGAATCCAAGGGCAAGCGCAAGCTGGTGGTCACGCCCGAAATCGGCGAAGCCAAGGAATACCTGGTGCCAAAGGGCAAGCACATTACCGCTGCTGACGGCGACTTTGTGGAAGCGGGCGATCCGCTGACCGAAGGCTACCCCGAACTGCACGATATCCTGCGCACCCGTGGCGAAAAATACCTTGCCCGCTACCTTGTGGACGAAATCCAGGAAGTGTACCGCTTCCAGGGCGTGGGTATCGACGACAAGCACATCGAAGTTATTGTGCGTCAGATGCTCAAAAAGGTTACGGTTCTCGATTGCGGCGGCACCAGCTTCCTTGTGGGCGAGCAGGTGGACAAGGCCGAGTTCAAGGCCGAAAACCAGAAGGTCATTGCCGAAGGCCGCGTGCCAGCTACAGCGGAACCGCTGGTGCTGGGTATCACCCAGGCTTCGTTGACTACCTCCTCGTTCATCTCGGCGGCCTCCTTCCAGGAAACCACCAAGGTGCTCACCGAGGCGTCGCTCAAGGGCAAGATGGACTACCTGCGCGGCCTCAAGGAAAACGTCATTGTGGGTCGCCTCATTCCTGCCGGTACCGGCTACCGCGAATACGTCAACGGCGATATCGTGGTTCCCGACCAGAAGGAACGTCCCGACAAGTTCCTTGAAGACCTTGAAGAAAATCCTGTGCTGGTTGACCTGAACAACTAGACAGACAGAATAAACCGGGCCATGGCCCGGAGACTGACAGCCCCCTTTGGAAGATCGCTTCCGAAGGGGGCTTTGCGTTGGCGCGCGTGAGGGCTAGCGGGACATCAATGTCTACGCACTGGACTGTCCACGCCTGTTTCCGGCCTGCTTCATCTACGGGCCAGTTTCACACACGGATACCCCCTTTCCCGCACTAAACTTCACTATTCCCAAAATCCCACCACACATGTCTTCTCCCGCCGAAGATGCCAGCCGCATCAACCAAGGCCTTCTCACGCCCTATACTGCCCCTGGAAGAGTCCAGTCAGCTTCACAGGAACCACAATCCATATTTAAACCCCGTAAGTACGCCGCACCCCTTTATACAGCGCAAGCGCCTACCGTTGTGCGTTGTGCAGGTTATCAAGAGGCTAACCGGTCATTTGTGTTGCGGATATTTAGAGATTGTACACACAAACACCATTACTTATAGAAACAATAAGCAATCTTTTAGCTACGTTTATATGTAAATCATATGCACCTTTTCCTAAAAATATTTTTTAAAACATTAATTGTATTGTTTTACTATGCAATTGCATTGTTTATTACAATATCAATACATTAACTTTTATGCCGATTGTGCAATTTTTCTCATTTAAGATAGATTGTTAATCCTTTCAATAGTTGAGCTTAACTTGCATTTTTTTGCATAAAAAAATCCATACCTCGTTGACACAGTATGTTTAATATGAGAATAGTTTTGTACGGATTAATTACATCAAGTTTTTTATTAATTAATTGCTCTTTTTAACCGCCTCATATAAACTGGGGCGCGACTGCGGAAGACGCAGGGGGTTGTTATGTCAGCTTTGTCAGAACGCGATTATCTGGCCGATGAAATTTGCGAACTGTTCACCAAGCTCACAGGCGATGCGTATGCCGAAGACATGGCACGTGCGCGCAAGCTGGCCGAAGGGGGAAACCCTCACGATCACTGGCTGCACACCACCAGGCTTGACTACGAATCGCGCCTCTTCATGTACATGGCGGCGGCTTTTGCCATGCGCTGCATGAAGGGCGAACCCTACAAGTGCGCCGTCTTCATGCGCAGCGCGGCCGAGGCCCTTAGCCAGCCCCAGGACTAGGCGAATGTCGACAACGGGAAATCCCGACGCATGTGCGCGGGATTTCCCCAATTGTGCCCGGCACAATTCAGGCCGGGAAAACACCATCTGGATTTTGTCAGGAAGCAAGGATCCATCATGCGGGAAAAACTTATCAGATTCAGAACCACTCTCCCCTGCCTGTTATTATTGATCTGCGGCCTGGCGGCATTGCCCGGCGCGGCGTTTGGCAACGAGCTTGTGCCCGTTACCACGCCCGCCGTGAGCAAGCCAGAGATGCCCAAGGTCTTTTTTCCCCATGACAAGCATGTGGACGCAGTGGAGGCCAGAAACGGCGACTGTTCATCCTGCCACAACATGACAGATGCAGGCATGTCTGAAACCCTCAAGGACGTAACATCGGTTCCGGCGAAAAAGCAGGTTGCTTACATGCACACAGCCTGTACCGATTGCCACGTCAAAGCTGGCAAGGGCCCGCGTCTTGTGGACTGCCGAGTCTGCCACAGCGAACGCACCGCATCTGAGTTTGCCGGCAAGAAGAAATAGCCAGTAGGCTCATGGTACACCGAAGAATACGTTAGGAGGCAGATCAGATGCTGGATTTCATTACCGGACCACTTTTCATTATTTCAATTGCCGTATTTGTCGTCGGCCTGCTTGTACGCGCGGTTTTATACGTGCGCGGCCTGGATGCACGCCTTGAACGCGTGGCCTACAGCTATCATACCGAGCGCTCCATCCCCGGTGCGCTTGCTTCCATTTTCAAATGGCTTATCCCTGGCGGAACCAGCGGCTGGCGCGCCCAACCGGTTGCAACCATCCTTTTCTTTCTTTTGCATTTCGGCGCTGTGCTTATACCGCTGTTTCTTCTTGGGCACACGGTTCTGCTTGAAACCTATGTGGGGATAAGCCTGCCGTCGCTTCCAGGCGGCGTTGCCGATGTGCTTGCCATCATGGCTCTTTCCGGCATTGTTCTGCTTGCCTTGCGGCGTCTTTCCTCACCGGCGCTCAGGCAGCTCAACAGCGGCCAGGATTGGCTTATTCTGCTTTTGACCTTTCTGCCCTTTGCCACGGGTCTTATGGCGCGCCTTGACGGCGGCGCCTACCAGACGTGGATGATAGCCCATGTGCTCAGCGGCGAACTGTTTCTTCTGCTGGCCCCCTTCACCAAGCTTTCGCACATTGTCCTCTTCTTTATGTCTCGTGCGCAGATCGGCATGGACTTTGCCATCAAAAGAGGCGGCGCAACGCGCGGCGGCGCTTTCCCCTGGTAATCGGGGCAAACGAATTATCTTTTCGCCAGAAAGGAGCGAACCATGTCCGAATTGCTGTGCACCCCAACCCCCGTCACCACCAAGGAAGGCATCCTTGATCTGCTGAAGGACAAGGGCGGGGCGCAATACTATGCCCAGATGAAGGAAATGAAGGTCGACCAGGAAGCCCTGGCCCGCGACCTGGAGCAAACCTGCAAATCGCGCACCCGCACATGGCTCAGCGTCTGTGCGCACTGCGCCATGTGCGCGGACAGCTGTTTTTTCTACCGCACCAACAACAACGACCCCACGCAGATTCCTTCGTACAAGATTCAGGCAACGCTGGGTGAGCTGCTGCGCCGTAAAGGCAAGGTTGACGCCGAGTTCATGATCAAATGTATGGACGCTGCCTGGGGCAAGTGCACCTGCTGCAACCGTTGCGCCGTTTATTGCCCTCACGGCATTGATACGGGCGTTATGTTCAGCTATCTGCGCGGCATTCTCTTCAAGCACGGCTTTATCCCGTGGGAAATGAAAATCGGCTCCGGCATGCACCGCGTTTACGGGGCGCAGATGGACGTGACCGAAGAAGACTGGGTTGAAACCTGCGAATGGATGGTCGAAGAGCAACAGGATGAATGGCCCGACCTGGAAATTCCTGTTGAAAAAGAAAACGCGGACGTCATGTACATTCTTAACGCCCGCGAAGTGAAGCACTATCCTGAAGACATCGCTCAGGCCGCCATTCTCTTTCATGTGACGGACACCAACTGGACTGTGCCGCGCGAAGGCTGGGAAAACACCTCTCTCACCATGTTTGCGGGCGACTGGGAAGGCTGCGCGCAGAACGTCAAACGCATCTACGCCGCCATTGAGCGCATCAAGCCCAAGGTTGTTGTGGGTACGGAATGCGGCCACGCCCACCGTGCAACAGTTGTTGAAGGCCCCTACTGGGCCGGACGCGAAAGCGGTGATCCGCCGGTGCGCTTCATGCACTATGTGGAATGGATCGCGGAGATGCTGCGTACAGGCAAGATCAAGATTGATCCTGCCAAAAAGCTCAAGATGCCCTGCACTCTTCAGGATTCGTGCAACTATGTGCGCAGCCACGGGCTTGGCAAGGCCACGCGCGATATCATGAGCTACATTGCGGAAGACTTCCGCGAAATGGACCCCAAGGGCGACCACAACTTCTGCTGCGGTGGCGGCGGCGGCCTTAACGGCATCGGCCTGTACCGCAAAGAACGCAACGTGGGCCTGAAAAACAAGCTGGACCAGATCAAGGCAACCGGCGCGGAACTGGTCATAAGCCCCTGCCACAACTGCTGGGACGCCATCCGAGATATGATGGAAGTCTACGAGGAACACAACATCAAGTGGTCGTTCCTCAAGCCGCTGCTGGTTGATATGATGATTATTCCGGATCACATCAACCACAACGAAGTATAAAAAATGGGCCGTCTGTGCGGCAGACGGCCCAACAAAACAAGGGTTCCCCAAAAGAACCTGAAAAAACTCGCCGTCTGCCGCGCCAGCATTTGTCCTTTTGCCTGGCGCGGATAACGGAGCGAACCACAGCCCTGACGGTCGGGTACTATCCCAGCCCGACCGTCAGGCGAGTATCAAATACGATAGCTATGCCATTGCGGCGCTGACGGTAGCAAGCAGCGCTTCGCTCGAACAGTTTTTTGAAAGAACGGGAATCCCCGTTCCAAAGCTCACAGGCCGGGGCCCAACAGATGTGCACACCACCGCCGGAAGCGACCTGGTGCTCGCATTGCGGCGCAAACGACTGTACATGATGGTGCCGGACGTTCCCTCCAGCTCCACATCAAAAACAACACAGTCGGGCCTGTCGCTGGCAATCTTGGCCAGGCTTTCAGCACAGGTGCTGGCGGTGCTTACCCGGTAATCACACTGCTGAAGGGTTTGAGACAGTCTGCTTTGGCTTTCGGCATCGCTGTCTACCAAGAGAATATGCTTTTGCATTGGTGCCTCCGAAGTCGGTCTCCGGCAGAAGCGGAGAAGAGGGTTGCGCCACCCTGCGGCGGGTGGCTTGCCGGGGCGCTGAAGCACTACTCTGTCGAACGGAACTGAGAGTCACAGCTTCGAGCGAACTGTTCATGGAACGGGCGACCATATCCCAAGCGTCCAGCGCAGTTTTGCCCCTGGGGGCAACATTGCTGACACCAGGCAGGGAAATGCCGCCTTCAACTGCAATAATTATGTCGGCCAGCGTTATCTCGTCAGGAGTGCGCGCCAGCATGTGCCCTCCGGCAATGCCACGAACGCTTTTGACAATGCCCTCTGACTGAAGCAGCCGCATGATTTTTTGAACAAACTTTTCAGATATGCCGGTGCAGACCGAAAGTTCGGACGCAGAGGCAGGGATTTCGTCATCTTGTTCAGAAAGGCACAATAACAAGTGCAAGGCATGGCAGGCCATTGTCGAAATACGCATAGTCATTCCTTATTTTGCAGGAGACAATAACTATCTCTAAACCGTATCCGTCTAATTTAGACTGTTCTACTCAACTTTTTAGCGCACCATAATTATGGCGTCAAGCGGGTACCTGCCTGCCAAAATGAACGCCATTGGCAAAATTTCGTCATGCTTTCAATGATGTGAATAGTTTCGCAACCTTTTGACGAAGAAAAAAAAATACTGCCCATAGCAAATATAATGTGTTAGATTTGTGCGTCATTAGTCATAGCTAGCCGCAGCATCGGCGCAGAGACGCCGCCAGTCATGGCAGATGGAAATTATTCAATCTGCACACAAGAGGGACCCGCAATGAAGCTTTCTGCAAAAACCCGGTATGCCGCCAGGATCCTGCTTTTTCTGGCAAAAAACGGTCTTGAGAAACCGGTCTCTTCAAGCCAGTTGGCTGCACAAACTGGCATAAGCTCGCAATTCAGCGAACAGATTTTGCGCCAGCTGCGTCTGGCTGGCATAACGGGCAGCATCCGTGGGGCCAAGGGCGGTCATGTGCTTTTGCGCAAGCCCGAAGAACTCACATTTGGGTGCATTGTCAAATTGATGGAAGGCGGCATTGAACTGACAAACTGCATGGAAAAGCCCGGCGAGTGCGCGCGCTTTGATGAATGTGAAGTCCGAAAAGCCTGGGAGAACCTGCAGGCGACGCTTGATGGCGTTTTTGAGTCAATTACCCTGCGCGATCTCATGCATGACCCGCACATTCTCCTGTAGGAAGCACGATTTCAATCGCAGAATCCGTTTATACAAGCATACCACTTGACACACAAAGGTCGGCCTACGCCGACCTTTTTTATTATCTCAATATTACTGATAAATTTTATCATACCAAAAAAGTATATAATTTTTCATCCCAAGCTTGTTAAAAAAATTTTTAGTTTGCTTGAAAAAAAAATTTTATAGGTGTAATCTACTTGATTTAGTTAAATAAAATTAGGTTAATCCTGATTAAGTTTACTGTATTGTTTCCATCTGACATCTTTGCATTTTTTGTAATTTTGAGTATCAGGGGGGTCACCGTACACCTTGACTATGTCGACTATTGTGATCAATTCCTGATTACAACGGTCAGATTTGACTCAGGCGTCGGCCCACTAAAAGGAGAGGTTGCAGGCAGGCAGACGCATGCCGGGCTTGAAAGCGTGTCGGCTGTGCCGGCCGCAACTAACCCACGATCTAGCGGCATCTTGACCCCACGGGAGTAAACGCATGACCACACTTTTTTACATTCTTGGCTATCTGGCGGTAGCCGGCTTTTTCTGCATGGCCTACCTCAAGATCAAATCGTATCTTGCAGCCAGCCCCCTGCACGTACGCTGGGAACTGTACCCCGTGCCTCACGAAGGCTCCAAGACGGTGTACGGCGGCAGCTTTATGGAAGAAAAGGACTGGTGGACCAAGCCTCGTCACATCGCTCACATGGGCGACGTCAAGGCGCTGCTGACCGAAGTGCTTTTCTTGCATGCCACTTTTGAACACAACCTCAAGCTCTGGGTGCGCACCTACCCCTTCCATGTGGGCATGTACATGCTCATGGGCGGCACCATCGTGGTGCTGTTTGCCGCCATCGCGCAGATTCTGGGCCTCAACCCCCAGGGCGGTCTGATGATCTTTGTCGGCAATGTTATCAGCGCCTGTGCTCTTGCTGGCACGCTGTGCATCATTGTGGGCGGCGTCAGCCTTGTTTTGCGCCGTCGTGCCGATGAAGGCCTGCGCCGCTACAGCACCCCCGAGCATTACTTCAACCTGCTCGTCTTCGTGCTCTTCGGCGTGCTGGGCCTGGCTGCCTGGGCTTCCGCTCCTTCCTACTTCGAGCTGGCCCGCACCTTCATGTACAACCTGATCACGTTCCACTTTGCCCCGCAGACCAACGTGCTCTTCAGCCTGCACCTGCTGGTGGGCTTCTTCCTGCTGATCTGGATCCCCATGACCCACATGGGCCACGTCTTCATGAAGTACTTCACCTACCACGACATCCGCTGGGGTGACGAACCCACCAACTACAGCCCCAAGAACCAGCAAAAGATCATGGACGCCCTGAAGTTCAACGTCACGTGGTCTGCCGATCATATCAATGGCGATGGCCAACCCAAGACCTGGGTTGACGTGGCCACCACCAATCCCGCAGCCCCCAAGAAGGAAGACTAGGGAGTTCCATCATGAAAGATAATCTGCAATTGAAAGATGTTTCCACTGCCGAAGGGCAGATGGTCAGCATTGACCTCAAGGATATTCCTGAGCTTCCCCTGGACGTGCACACCATGCCCTGGAAGCCCTTCACCGAAGAGCAGAAGCAGAACACCGCCTGCATCCTTGACGATGTGTGCGTGCTGAATATTCCTGTGCCCAAGAACAAGGAAGAAGAAGAGGAACTGGTCAACAAGTTCCTCAACGGCATGCGCAAGCTGTTCAGCAAGGAAAACAACTGGACCTTCCTGCCCATGCTCGAAACCAGCATGGACTACTGCGCCCAGTGCAACTCCTGTTCTGACGCCTGCCATCTGTACGAAATGTCGGGCAAGAACGAGATGTACCGGCCCAACTTCCGGTCTGAAATCTTCCGCCGCATCTACAAGCAGTATGTGAAGAAAGAACCCTTTGCCAAATGGCGCTACGGCGACATGGGCCTGAACTGGAAGACCGTGGCCCGCCTGGGCGAACTGGCCTACCGCTGCAACCTTTGCCGTCGCTGCGCGCAGACCTGCCCCATCGGTGTGGACAACGGCCTGCTGGCCCGCGAAATCCGCAAGCTTTTCAGCCAGGAGATGGGCATCTACGCCCGCGAACTGCACGAAAAAGGCACCATGAACCAGATGAAGTGCGGGTCTTCCACCGGCATGACGCCTGAAGTGGTGAAAGAAAACGTGGAGTTCATCGACGAGGACTACACCGAAATCACCGGCGTGGGCATCCACACTCCCTTCGACGTGCAGGGTGCAGACATCATGCTGCTGCACAACGCTGGCGAAGTGATGGCCTGGCCTGAAAACATCGCCGCCTTCTCGCTGATCTTCCAGGAAGCCGGTCTTTCCTGGACGCTCTCGAGCAAGGCCCTGGCGTACGACGGCGTCAACTACGGCGTGTTCTACGACGACGCCCAGACCGCCCGTATTGCCCTCCAGCACATGATGGCCGCCAAGGAACTTGGCGTGAAAAAGATCGTCATCGGTGAATGCGGCCACGCCCACAAGGCCCTGACCGTTATCGCCGACCGCGTTATCCCCTTCGAATATCAGGTGCCGCGCGAAAGCTGCTACGTGACCCTGCACGACATCGTCATGTCGGGCCGCCTGAAGCTTGATCCTTCGCGCAACAACTTCCCTGTGACCCTGCACGACCCCTGCAACATCGTGCGTCTCATGGGCATTGTTGAACCCCAGCGCGAAATCGTGCGCAAGATTGCGCCCATGTTCCGCGAAATGCCCTGCCACGGTGTGGACAACTACTGCTGCGGCGGCGGCTCCGGCTTTGCCATCATGACCCGCAACAACATCGAGCAATGGCGCGGCAACATCTCTGGCCGCAAAAAGATGTGGCAGATCGCCGAAGCTTTCAAGGATTGCCTTGGACCGGAAACCCGCAAGTACATCTGCGCTCCCTGCTCCAACTGCAAGGGCCAGATCCGCGAAATGCTGGAACACAACGATCTGTACACCAAGAACAACTTCGCTTACGGCGGCCTGGTGGAACTCATCGTCAACGCCATGGTCAACGTGAACCCCGGGTTCATCAAGTTTGAAGGCGAAGAAGAATAGTTTCCCAGCCGTGGGATAAATAGAAAAGGGGGCGCAAGCCCCCTTTTCTATTTATGTGCGTTGCCATCGGCGATGCGATCAGAAATCAGGAGCAGGCTGCGGCTTGTCCGCGCCGACGAGCGACTGATTTCTGTGTTTTCTGCCCGGCGGTCTGCCGCCGCTGGCAGCGCAAAACCCGTGCAACGGGGTTTGTCATCTGAATGATAAAGGGGGCGCAAGCCCCCTTTTCTATTTATGAGCGTAGCCATCGGCAATGCGATCAGAAATCAGGAACAGGCTGCGGCTTGCCCGCGCCCTACTTGCCATCCGGCGCATTGGTTGCTGCGCACGAAAGCCATATGCCCACCGTCACGCAGGCCAGACCTGCAATATGTGTCCACAAAATCTGCTCACCAAGCACCAACCACGAAAGCGCCACGCCGCTCAGAGGCACCAAACCCGTAAAGGCAGCGGCTGCACTGGCCTGCACCTGAGCAATCCCACGAAACCACAGCACATACGACAGATAGGAAACCGCTGCGCCATAATAGGCAAGCCCCCAGATTGCTGCGGCAGACAAGAAGGTGAAGTCAAAGTCTCGAGCCTCAAACAAAGCCATGGGCAGCAGCATGATGAAGGCGTAGAATGATAAGATTGTCGTACGCCGCAAGGGTGACATGGGGCAGCAGCGCGCCTTGCTGAGTACGGAAAATGCCGCCTCGCACAATACAGCCGCCAGCACAAGGCCGTTGCCCAGCAATGAGCGCCAGGCCTCGCCTCCGCTTGCTGGCGTGGTTTCCACACCCACGGCACCCTGCGCTGCTAGAAAGGGCGTAAGATTAATGGCGAGCAGGCCCAGACTCACGCAAGCAATGCCCGCAATGCGCCGCAGCGGCGGCCTCTCCCGGAGCATGCCCCAAGCCAGCAAACCGATAACCGCTGGCGCGGCGCTGCTCATCAAACCCGCAGAAGCAGCGCTGGTGAAGCGAAGCCCTTCAAAGGTGCAGATGCGGTACAGTGCAATGCCGCACAATGCCTGGAGGGCCAATGTCGCATGGGTGCGCCCGTCAAGCGCCCCTTTTTCACGCCGCAGCCACAACTGCGGCAGCATCACCAGCAGCCCGACCCCAAGGCCAAGGCCCGCAGCAAGAAACACAGGCAGGCTGCCCACCAGCAGTTTTCCCGCCACCACCGCACTGCCAGCGATGCTCATGGCAAGGGTCAGGCTGATCCATGCTCCCCAGGGGCGCGCTTGCCCCAATTGCGCTGATTGTTCCACTTCCCCAGCAGATCTCGCAGCCGCAGTACCTTGCGCACTGTTTTCACACACGCTCATTACTTTCTCTCCTTGTAATGCCCGCACAATGCATCGGCATGTTGAGCGTCTTCCGGCACGTATTGCCATCTGACGTTTGAGAGGCTAGCGTAGTTAAAGTGGTTTTTATAAGCGCCACTTTTTGATATTTTTTACCATACCAATTATAGGTGCGCCATGTGGATCAGCCTTGATGCGGATAGCCCGCTTTCATTGAACCGCCAGATCGGCTCACAGATCAGGGAGCTGATTTTGCGCGGACATCTGGCCTCGGGCGACCGCCTGCCTTCCACCCGGCAACTGGGCAAAGATCTGCATGTGGCCCGCAGCACAGTCATTGAAGCCTATGATCAGTTGCTTGCCGAAGGCTATCTTGAATCGCGGCGCGGCTCCGGAACGCACGTGGCGCAGGGCATACGGCCCCAGCCGCAAGTGTACGGACAAAAAACAACGGCAGATAATCATGCGCTCGATAATGCCCGCGCCGACCCGCCAGGGCTTGTGAACTTTCAGTCCG
This genomic interval carries:
- a CDS encoding response regulator — encoded protein: MQKHILLVDSDAESQSRLSQTLQQCDYRVSTASTCAESLAKIASDRPDCVVFDVELEGTSGTIMYSRLRRNASTRSLPAVVCTSVGPRPVSFGTGIPVLSKNCSSEALLATVSAAMA
- a CDS encoding Rrf2 family transcriptional regulator, producing MRISTMACHALHLLLCLSEQDDEIPASASELSVCTGISEKFVQKIMRLLQSEGIVKSVRGIAGGHMLARTPDEITLADIIIAVEGGISLPGVSNVAPRGKTALDAWDMVARSMNSSLEAVTLSSVRQSSASAPRQATRRRVAQPSSPLLPETDFGGTNAKAYSLGRQRCRKPKQTVSNPSAV
- a CDS encoding Rrf2 family transcriptional regulator, translating into MKLSAKTRYAARILLFLAKNGLEKPVSSSQLAAQTGISSQFSEQILRQLRLAGITGSIRGAKGGHVLLRKPEELTFGCIVKLMEGGIELTNCMEKPGECARFDECEVRKAWENLQATLDGVFESITLRDLMHDPHILL
- a CDS encoding (Fe-S)-binding protein; translated protein: MKDNLQLKDVSTAEGQMVSIDLKDIPELPLDVHTMPWKPFTEEQKQNTACILDDVCVLNIPVPKNKEEEEELVNKFLNGMRKLFSKENNWTFLPMLETSMDYCAQCNSCSDACHLYEMSGKNEMYRPNFRSEIFRRIYKQYVKKEPFAKWRYGDMGLNWKTVARLGELAYRCNLCRRCAQTCPIGVDNGLLAREIRKLFSQEMGIYARELHEKGTMNQMKCGSSTGMTPEVVKENVEFIDEDYTEITGVGIHTPFDVQGADIMLLHNAGEVMAWPENIAAFSLIFQEAGLSWTLSSKALAYDGVNYGVFYDDAQTARIALQHMMAAKELGVKKIVIGECGHAHKALTVIADRVIPFEYQVPRESCYVTLHDIVMSGRLKLDPSRNNFPVTLHDPCNIVRLMGIVEPQREIVRKIAPMFREMPCHGVDNYCCGGGSGFAIMTRNNIEQWRGNISGRKKMWQIAEAFKDCLGPETRKYICAPCSNCKGQIREMLEHNDLYTKNNFAYGGLVELIVNAMVNVNPGFIKFEGEEE
- a CDS encoding DMT family transporter → MSVCENSAQGTAAARSAGEVEQSAQLGQARPWGAWISLTLAMSIAGSAVVAGKLLVGSLPVFLAAGLGLGVGLLVMLPQLWLRREKGALDGRTHATLALQALCGIALYRICTFEGLRFTSAASAGLMSSAAPAVIGLLAWGMLRERPPLRRIAGIACVSLGLLAINLTPFLAAQGAVGVETTPASGGEAWRSLLGNGLVLAAVLCEAAFSVLSKARCCPMSPLRRTTILSFYAFIMLLPMALFEARDFDFTFLSAAAIWGLAYYGAAVSYLSYVLWFRGIAQVQASAAAAFTGLVPLSGVALSWLVLGEQILWTHIAGLACVTVGIWLSCAATNAPDGK
- a CDS encoding respiratory nitrate reductase subunit gamma; protein product: MTTLFYILGYLAVAGFFCMAYLKIKSYLAASPLHVRWELYPVPHEGSKTVYGGSFMEEKDWWTKPRHIAHMGDVKALLTEVLFLHATFEHNLKLWVRTYPFHVGMYMLMGGTIVVLFAAIAQILGLNPQGGLMIFVGNVISACALAGTLCIIVGGVSLVLRRRADEGLRRYSTPEHYFNLLVFVLFGVLGLAAWASAPSYFELARTFMYNLITFHFAPQTNVLFSLHLLVGFFLLIWIPMTHMGHVFMKYFTYHDIRWGDEPTNYSPKNQQKIMDALKFNVTWSADHINGDGQPKTWVDVATTNPAAPKKED